Proteins from a genomic interval of Drosophila melanogaster chromosome 2R:
- the CG17048 gene encoding uncharacterized protein, isoform A, translating to MVQQGLDATNFGLRSDYSSENGDHPSLFDTIKDGDQPDMCAFCLDRIQNPEKLHCNHAFCKSCLALYREARNWVAKRCPICRSSLDMDGQVSRQFHDNWRLFGIMMVPLMVLSLGPFYLLLLYW from the exons ATGGTACAGCAGGGCCTCGATGCGACGAACTTTGGTCTGCGGAGCGACTACTCCAGTGAGAACGGCGATCATCCATCGTTGTTCGATACGATTAAGGATGGGGATCAGCCGGATATGTGTGCCTTTTGCCTGGATCGCATACAGAATCCAGAGAAGCTGCACTGCAATCATGCGTTCTGCAAAAGCTGTTTAGCACTGTACAGGGAAGCTCGCAACTGGGTGGCCAAGCGTTGCCCAATCTGTCGGAGCAGCCTGGACATGGATGGCCAGGTGTCCAGGCAGTTCCACGAT AACTGGCGTCTATTTGGTATTATGATGGTACCGCTGATGGTGCTCAGTCTGGGCCCCTTTTATTTGCTGTTGCTTTACTGGTGA